A portion of the Macaca mulatta isolate MMU2019108-1 chromosome 2, T2T-MMU8v2.0, whole genome shotgun sequence genome contains these proteins:
- the IL17RC gene encoding interleukin-17 receptor C isoform X30 encodes MGTGKNLKMRKSLEEQLTQGWRSLGMPLSRPKSCSPSRPTLLPAASCWRCKCLLPLCSLGSVVYDCFEAALGSEVRIWSYTQPRYEKELNLTQQLPALPWLNVSADGDNVHLVLNVSEEQHFGLSLYWNQVQGPPKPRWHKNLTGPQIITLNHTDLVPCLCIQVWPLEPDSVRTNICPFREDPRAHQNLWRAARLRLLTLQSWLLDAPCSLPAEAALCWQAPGGDPCQPLVPPLSWENVTVDKVLEFPLLKVHPNLCVQVNSWEKLQLQECLWADSLGPLKDDVLLLETRGPQDNRSLCALEPSGCTSLPSKASTRAARLGEYLLQDLQSGQCLQLWDDDLGALWACPMDKYIHKRWALLWLACLLFAAALSLILLLKKDHAKAAARGRAALLLYSADDSGFERLVGALASALCQLPLRVAVDLWSRREMSAQGPVAWFHAQRRQNLQEGGVVVLLFSPGAVALCSEWLQEGVSAPGAHGPHDAFRASLSCVLPDFLQGRAPGRYVGACFDRLLHPDSVPALFRTVPVFSLPSQLPDFLGALLQPRAPRPGRLQERAEQVSRALQPALDSYFHPPGTPAPGRGLGPGAGDGT; translated from the exons ATG GGCACTGGGAAGAAcctgaagatgaggaaaagtttgGAGGAGCAGCTGACTCAGGGGTGGAGGAGCCTAGGAATG CCTCTCTCCAGGCCCAAGTCGTGCTCTCCTTCCAGGCCTACCCTACTGCCCGCTGCGTCCTGCTGGAGGTGCAAGTGCCTGCTGCCCTTGTGCAGTTTG GGCTCTGTAGTATATGACTGCTTCGAGGCTGCCCTAGGGAGTGAGGTACGAATCTGGTCCTATACTCAGCCCAGGTACGAGAAGGAGCTCAACCTCACACAGCAGCTGCCTG CCCTGCCCTGGCTCAACGTGTCAGCAGATGGTGACAATGTGCATCTAGTTCTGAATGTCTCTGAGGAGCAGCACTTTGGCCTCTCCCTGTACTGGAATCAGGTCCAGGGCCCCCCAAAACCCCGGTGGCACAAAAACCTG ACTGGACCGCAGATCATTACCTTGAACCACACAGACCTGGTTCCCTGCCTCTGTATTCAG GTGTGGCCTCTGGAACCTGACTCCGTTAGGACAAACATCTGCCCCTTCAGGGAGG ACCCCCGCGCACACCAGAACCTCTGGCGAGCAGCCCGGCTGCGACTGCTGACCCTGCAGAGCTGGCTGCTGGACGCGCCGTGTTCGCTGCCCGCAGAAGCCGCACTGTGCTGGCAGGCTCCAGGTGGGGACCCCTGCCAGCCACTGGTCCCGCCACTTTCCTGGGAGAATGTTACTGTGGAC AAGGTTCTCGAGTTCCCATTGCTGAAAGTCCACCCTAACCTCTGTGTTCAG GTGAACAGTTGGGAGAAGCTGCAGCTGCAGGAGTGCTTGTGGGCTG ACTCCCTGGGGCCTCTCAAAGACGATGTGCTACTGTTGGAGACACGAGGCCCCCAGGACAACAGATCCCTCTGTGCCTTGGAACCCAGTGGCTGTACTTCACTACCCAGCAAAGCCTCCACG AGGGCAGCTCGCCTTGGAGAGTACTTACTACAAGACCTGCAGTCAGGCCAATGTCTGCAG CTATGGGATGATGACTTGGGAGCGCTATGGGCCTGCCCCATGGACAAAT ACATCCACAAGCGCTGGGCCCTCTTGTGGTTGGCCTGCCTACTCTTTGCCGCTGCGCTTTCCCTCATCCTCCTTCTCAAAAAGGATCACGCGAAAG CGGCCGCCAGGGGCCGCGCGGCTCTGCTCCTCTACTCAGCCGATGACTCGGGCTTCGAGCGCCTGGTGGGCGCCCTGGCGTCGGCGCTGTGCCAGCTGCCGCTGCGCGTGGCCGTAGACCTGTGGAGCCGTCGTGAAATGAGCGCGCAGGGACCCGTGGCCTGGTTCCACGCGCAGCGGCGCCAGAACCTGCAGGAGGGCGGCGTGGTGGTCCTGCTCTTCTCGCCCGGGGCGGTGGCGCTGTGCAGTGAGTGGCTACAGGAGGGGGTGTCCGCGCCCGGGGCTCACGGCCCACACGACGCCTTCCGTGCCTCGCTCAGCTGCGTGCTGCCCGACTTCTTGCAGGGCCGGGCGCCCGGCCGCTACGTGGGGGCCTGCTTCGACAGGCTGCTCCACCCGGACTCCGTACCCGCCCTTTTCCGTACCGTGCCCGTCTTCTCACTGCCCTCCCAACTGCCGGACTTCCTGGGGGCCCTGCTGCAGCCCCGCGCCCCGCGTCCCGGGCGGCTCCAAGAGAGGGCGGAGCAAGTGTCCCGGGCCCTTCAGCCAGCCCTGGATAGCTACTTCCATCCCCCGGGGACTCCCGCGCCTGGACGCGGGTTGGGACCTGGGGCCGGGGACGGGACTTGA
- the IL17RC gene encoding interleukin-17 receptor C isoform X21, whose product MGTGKNLKMRKSLEEQLTQGWRSLGMPLSRPKSCSPSRPTLLPAASCWRCKCLLPLCSLGSVVYDCFEAALGSEVRIWSYTQPRYEKELNLTQQLPDCRGLEVRNSIPSCWALPWLNVSADGDNVHLVLNVSEEQHFGLSLYWNQVQGPPKPRWHKNLTGPQIITLNHTDLVPCLCIQVWPLEPDSVRTNICPFREDPRAHQNLWRAARLRLLTLQSWLLDAPCSLPAEAALCWQAPGGDPCQPLVPPLSWENVTVDKVLEFPLLKVHPNLCVQQVNSWEKLQLQECLWADSLGPLKDDVLLLETRGPQDNRSLCALEPSGCTSLPSKASTRAARLGEYLLQDLQSGQCLQLWDDDLGALWACPMDKYIHKRWALLWLACLLFAAALSLILLLKKDHAKGWLRLLKQDVRSGAAARGRAALLLYSADDSGFERLVGALASALCQLPLRVAVDLWSRREMSAQGPVAWFHAQRRQNLQEGGVVVLLFSPGAVALCSEWLQEGVSAPGAHGPHDAFRASLSCVLPDFLQGRAPGRYVGACFDRLLHPDSVPALFRTVPVFSLPSQLPDFLGALLQPRAPRPGRLQERAEQVSRALQPALDSYFHPPGTPAPGRGLGPGAGDGT is encoded by the exons ATG GGCACTGGGAAGAAcctgaagatgaggaaaagtttgGAGGAGCAGCTGACTCAGGGGTGGAGGAGCCTAGGAATG CCTCTCTCCAGGCCCAAGTCGTGCTCTCCTTCCAGGCCTACCCTACTGCCCGCTGCGTCCTGCTGGAGGTGCAAGTGCCTGCTGCCCTTGTGCAGTTTG GGCTCTGTAGTATATGACTGCTTCGAGGCTGCCCTAGGGAGTGAGGTACGAATCTGGTCCTATACTCAGCCCAGGTACGAGAAGGAGCTCAACCTCACACAGCAGCTGCCTG ACTGCAGGGGGCTCGAAGTCCGGAACAGCATCCCGAGCTGCTGGG CCCTGCCCTGGCTCAACGTGTCAGCAGATGGTGACAATGTGCATCTAGTTCTGAATGTCTCTGAGGAGCAGCACTTTGGCCTCTCCCTGTACTGGAATCAGGTCCAGGGCCCCCCAAAACCCCGGTGGCACAAAAACCTG ACTGGACCGCAGATCATTACCTTGAACCACACAGACCTGGTTCCCTGCCTCTGTATTCAG GTGTGGCCTCTGGAACCTGACTCCGTTAGGACAAACATCTGCCCCTTCAGGGAGG ACCCCCGCGCACACCAGAACCTCTGGCGAGCAGCCCGGCTGCGACTGCTGACCCTGCAGAGCTGGCTGCTGGACGCGCCGTGTTCGCTGCCCGCAGAAGCCGCACTGTGCTGGCAGGCTCCAGGTGGGGACCCCTGCCAGCCACTGGTCCCGCCACTTTCCTGGGAGAATGTTACTGTGGAC AAGGTTCTCGAGTTCCCATTGCTGAAAGTCCACCCTAACCTCTGTGTTCAG CAGGTGAACAGTTGGGAGAAGCTGCAGCTGCAGGAGTGCTTGTGGGCTG ACTCCCTGGGGCCTCTCAAAGACGATGTGCTACTGTTGGAGACACGAGGCCCCCAGGACAACAGATCCCTCTGTGCCTTGGAACCCAGTGGCTGTACTTCACTACCCAGCAAAGCCTCCACG AGGGCAGCTCGCCTTGGAGAGTACTTACTACAAGACCTGCAGTCAGGCCAATGTCTGCAG CTATGGGATGATGACTTGGGAGCGCTATGGGCCTGCCCCATGGACAAAT ACATCCACAAGCGCTGGGCCCTCTTGTGGTTGGCCTGCCTACTCTTTGCCGCTGCGCTTTCCCTCATCCTCCTTCTCAAAAAGGATCACGCGAAAG GGTGGCTGAGGCTCTTGAAACAGGACGTCCGCTCGGGGG CGGCCGCCAGGGGCCGCGCGGCTCTGCTCCTCTACTCAGCCGATGACTCGGGCTTCGAGCGCCTGGTGGGCGCCCTGGCGTCGGCGCTGTGCCAGCTGCCGCTGCGCGTGGCCGTAGACCTGTGGAGCCGTCGTGAAATGAGCGCGCAGGGACCCGTGGCCTGGTTCCACGCGCAGCGGCGCCAGAACCTGCAGGAGGGCGGCGTGGTGGTCCTGCTCTTCTCGCCCGGGGCGGTGGCGCTGTGCAGTGAGTGGCTACAGGAGGGGGTGTCCGCGCCCGGGGCTCACGGCCCACACGACGCCTTCCGTGCCTCGCTCAGCTGCGTGCTGCCCGACTTCTTGCAGGGCCGGGCGCCCGGCCGCTACGTGGGGGCCTGCTTCGACAGGCTGCTCCACCCGGACTCCGTACCCGCCCTTTTCCGTACCGTGCCCGTCTTCTCACTGCCCTCCCAACTGCCGGACTTCCTGGGGGCCCTGCTGCAGCCCCGCGCCCCGCGTCCCGGGCGGCTCCAAGAGAGGGCGGAGCAAGTGTCCCGGGCCCTTCAGCCAGCCCTGGATAGCTACTTCCATCCCCCGGGGACTCCCGCGCCTGGACGCGGGTTGGGACCTGGGGCCGGGGACGGGACTTGA
- the IL17RC gene encoding interleukin-17 receptor C isoform X24 produces MGTGKNLKMRKSLEEQLTQGWRSLGMPLSRPKSCSPSRPTLLPAASCWRCKCLLPLCSLGSVVYDCFEAALGSEVRIWSYTQPRYEKELNLTQQLPDCRGLEVRNSIPSCWALPWLNVSADGDNVHLVLNVSEEQHFGLSLYWNQVQGPPKPRWHKNLTGPQIITLNHTDLVPCLCIQVWPLEPDSVRTNICPFREDPRAHQNLWRAARLRLLTLQSWLLDAPCSLPAEAALCWQAPGGDPCQPLVPPLSWENVTVDKVLEFPLLKVHPNLCVQQVNSWEKLQLQECLWADSLGPLKDDVLLLETRGPQDNRSLCALEPSGCTSLPSKASTRAARLGEYLLQDLQSGQCLQLWDDDLGALWACPMDKYIHKRWALLWLACLLFAAALSLILLLKKDHAKAAARGRAALLLYSADDSGFERLVGALASALCQLPLRVAVDLWSRREMSAQGPVAWFHAQRRQNLQEGGVVVLLFSPGAVALCSEWLQEGVSAPGAHGPHDAFRASLSCVLPDFLQGRAPGRYVGACFDRLLHPDSVPALFRTVPVFSLPSQLPDFLGALLQPRAPRPGRLQERAEQVSRALQPALDSYFHPPGTPAPGRGLGPGAGDGT; encoded by the exons ATG GGCACTGGGAAGAAcctgaagatgaggaaaagtttgGAGGAGCAGCTGACTCAGGGGTGGAGGAGCCTAGGAATG CCTCTCTCCAGGCCCAAGTCGTGCTCTCCTTCCAGGCCTACCCTACTGCCCGCTGCGTCCTGCTGGAGGTGCAAGTGCCTGCTGCCCTTGTGCAGTTTG GGCTCTGTAGTATATGACTGCTTCGAGGCTGCCCTAGGGAGTGAGGTACGAATCTGGTCCTATACTCAGCCCAGGTACGAGAAGGAGCTCAACCTCACACAGCAGCTGCCTG ACTGCAGGGGGCTCGAAGTCCGGAACAGCATCCCGAGCTGCTGGG CCCTGCCCTGGCTCAACGTGTCAGCAGATGGTGACAATGTGCATCTAGTTCTGAATGTCTCTGAGGAGCAGCACTTTGGCCTCTCCCTGTACTGGAATCAGGTCCAGGGCCCCCCAAAACCCCGGTGGCACAAAAACCTG ACTGGACCGCAGATCATTACCTTGAACCACACAGACCTGGTTCCCTGCCTCTGTATTCAG GTGTGGCCTCTGGAACCTGACTCCGTTAGGACAAACATCTGCCCCTTCAGGGAGG ACCCCCGCGCACACCAGAACCTCTGGCGAGCAGCCCGGCTGCGACTGCTGACCCTGCAGAGCTGGCTGCTGGACGCGCCGTGTTCGCTGCCCGCAGAAGCCGCACTGTGCTGGCAGGCTCCAGGTGGGGACCCCTGCCAGCCACTGGTCCCGCCACTTTCCTGGGAGAATGTTACTGTGGAC AAGGTTCTCGAGTTCCCATTGCTGAAAGTCCACCCTAACCTCTGTGTTCAG CAGGTGAACAGTTGGGAGAAGCTGCAGCTGCAGGAGTGCTTGTGGGCTG ACTCCCTGGGGCCTCTCAAAGACGATGTGCTACTGTTGGAGACACGAGGCCCCCAGGACAACAGATCCCTCTGTGCCTTGGAACCCAGTGGCTGTACTTCACTACCCAGCAAAGCCTCCACG AGGGCAGCTCGCCTTGGAGAGTACTTACTACAAGACCTGCAGTCAGGCCAATGTCTGCAG CTATGGGATGATGACTTGGGAGCGCTATGGGCCTGCCCCATGGACAAAT ACATCCACAAGCGCTGGGCCCTCTTGTGGTTGGCCTGCCTACTCTTTGCCGCTGCGCTTTCCCTCATCCTCCTTCTCAAAAAGGATCACGCGAAAG CGGCCGCCAGGGGCCGCGCGGCTCTGCTCCTCTACTCAGCCGATGACTCGGGCTTCGAGCGCCTGGTGGGCGCCCTGGCGTCGGCGCTGTGCCAGCTGCCGCTGCGCGTGGCCGTAGACCTGTGGAGCCGTCGTGAAATGAGCGCGCAGGGACCCGTGGCCTGGTTCCACGCGCAGCGGCGCCAGAACCTGCAGGAGGGCGGCGTGGTGGTCCTGCTCTTCTCGCCCGGGGCGGTGGCGCTGTGCAGTGAGTGGCTACAGGAGGGGGTGTCCGCGCCCGGGGCTCACGGCCCACACGACGCCTTCCGTGCCTCGCTCAGCTGCGTGCTGCCCGACTTCTTGCAGGGCCGGGCGCCCGGCCGCTACGTGGGGGCCTGCTTCGACAGGCTGCTCCACCCGGACTCCGTACCCGCCCTTTTCCGTACCGTGCCCGTCTTCTCACTGCCCTCCCAACTGCCGGACTTCCTGGGGGCCCTGCTGCAGCCCCGCGCCCCGCGTCCCGGGCGGCTCCAAGAGAGGGCGGAGCAAGTGTCCCGGGCCCTTCAGCCAGCCCTGGATAGCTACTTCCATCCCCCGGGGACTCCCGCGCCTGGACGCGGGTTGGGACCTGGGGCCGGGGACGGGACTTGA
- the IL17RC gene encoding interleukin-17 receptor C isoform X27, which yields MGTGKNLKMRKSLEEQLTQGWRSLGMPLSRPKSCSPSRPTLLPAASCWRCKCLLPLCSLGSVVYDCFEAALGSEVRIWSYTQPRYEKELNLTQQLPALPWLNVSADGDNVHLVLNVSEEQHFGLSLYWNQVQGPPKPRWHKNLTGPQIITLNHTDLVPCLCIQVWPLEPDSVRTNICPFREDPRAHQNLWRAARLRLLTLQSWLLDAPCSLPAEAALCWQAPGGDPCQPLVPPLSWENVTVDKVLEFPLLKVHPNLCVQVNSWEKLQLQECLWADSLGPLKDDVLLLETRGPQDNRSLCALEPSGCTSLPSKASTRAARLGEYLLQDLQSGQCLQLWDDDLGALWACPMDKYIHKRWALLWLACLLFAAALSLILLLKKDHAKGWLRLLKQDVRSGAAARGRAALLLYSADDSGFERLVGALASALCQLPLRVAVDLWSRREMSAQGPVAWFHAQRRQNLQEGGVVVLLFSPGAVALCSEWLQEGVSAPGAHGPHDAFRASLSCVLPDFLQGRAPGRYVGACFDRLLHPDSVPALFRTVPVFSLPSQLPDFLGALLQPRAPRPGRLQERAEQVSRALQPALDSYFHPPGTPAPGRGLGPGAGDGT from the exons ATG GGCACTGGGAAGAAcctgaagatgaggaaaagtttgGAGGAGCAGCTGACTCAGGGGTGGAGGAGCCTAGGAATG CCTCTCTCCAGGCCCAAGTCGTGCTCTCCTTCCAGGCCTACCCTACTGCCCGCTGCGTCCTGCTGGAGGTGCAAGTGCCTGCTGCCCTTGTGCAGTTTG GGCTCTGTAGTATATGACTGCTTCGAGGCTGCCCTAGGGAGTGAGGTACGAATCTGGTCCTATACTCAGCCCAGGTACGAGAAGGAGCTCAACCTCACACAGCAGCTGCCTG CCCTGCCCTGGCTCAACGTGTCAGCAGATGGTGACAATGTGCATCTAGTTCTGAATGTCTCTGAGGAGCAGCACTTTGGCCTCTCCCTGTACTGGAATCAGGTCCAGGGCCCCCCAAAACCCCGGTGGCACAAAAACCTG ACTGGACCGCAGATCATTACCTTGAACCACACAGACCTGGTTCCCTGCCTCTGTATTCAG GTGTGGCCTCTGGAACCTGACTCCGTTAGGACAAACATCTGCCCCTTCAGGGAGG ACCCCCGCGCACACCAGAACCTCTGGCGAGCAGCCCGGCTGCGACTGCTGACCCTGCAGAGCTGGCTGCTGGACGCGCCGTGTTCGCTGCCCGCAGAAGCCGCACTGTGCTGGCAGGCTCCAGGTGGGGACCCCTGCCAGCCACTGGTCCCGCCACTTTCCTGGGAGAATGTTACTGTGGAC AAGGTTCTCGAGTTCCCATTGCTGAAAGTCCACCCTAACCTCTGTGTTCAG GTGAACAGTTGGGAGAAGCTGCAGCTGCAGGAGTGCTTGTGGGCTG ACTCCCTGGGGCCTCTCAAAGACGATGTGCTACTGTTGGAGACACGAGGCCCCCAGGACAACAGATCCCTCTGTGCCTTGGAACCCAGTGGCTGTACTTCACTACCCAGCAAAGCCTCCACG AGGGCAGCTCGCCTTGGAGAGTACTTACTACAAGACCTGCAGTCAGGCCAATGTCTGCAG CTATGGGATGATGACTTGGGAGCGCTATGGGCCTGCCCCATGGACAAAT ACATCCACAAGCGCTGGGCCCTCTTGTGGTTGGCCTGCCTACTCTTTGCCGCTGCGCTTTCCCTCATCCTCCTTCTCAAAAAGGATCACGCGAAAG GGTGGCTGAGGCTCTTGAAACAGGACGTCCGCTCGGGGG CGGCCGCCAGGGGCCGCGCGGCTCTGCTCCTCTACTCAGCCGATGACTCGGGCTTCGAGCGCCTGGTGGGCGCCCTGGCGTCGGCGCTGTGCCAGCTGCCGCTGCGCGTGGCCGTAGACCTGTGGAGCCGTCGTGAAATGAGCGCGCAGGGACCCGTGGCCTGGTTCCACGCGCAGCGGCGCCAGAACCTGCAGGAGGGCGGCGTGGTGGTCCTGCTCTTCTCGCCCGGGGCGGTGGCGCTGTGCAGTGAGTGGCTACAGGAGGGGGTGTCCGCGCCCGGGGCTCACGGCCCACACGACGCCTTCCGTGCCTCGCTCAGCTGCGTGCTGCCCGACTTCTTGCAGGGCCGGGCGCCCGGCCGCTACGTGGGGGCCTGCTTCGACAGGCTGCTCCACCCGGACTCCGTACCCGCCCTTTTCCGTACCGTGCCCGTCTTCTCACTGCCCTCCCAACTGCCGGACTTCCTGGGGGCCCTGCTGCAGCCCCGCGCCCCGCGTCCCGGGCGGCTCCAAGAGAGGGCGGAGCAAGTGTCCCGGGCCCTTCAGCCAGCCCTGGATAGCTACTTCCATCCCCCGGGGACTCCCGCGCCTGGACGCGGGTTGGGACCTGGGGCCGGGGACGGGACTTGA
- the IL17RC gene encoding interleukin-17 receptor C isoform X28 has protein sequence MPLSRPKSCSPSRPTLLPAASCWRCKCLLPLCSLGSVVYDCFEAALGSEVRIWSYTQPRYEKELNLTQQLPDCRGLEVRNSIPSCWALPWLNVSADGDNVHLVLNVSEEQHFGLSLYWNQVQGPPKPRWHKNLTGPQIITLNHTDLVPCLCIQVWPLEPDSVRTNICPFREDPRAHQNLWRAARLRLLTLQSWLLDAPCSLPAEAALCWQAPGGDPCQPLVPPLSWENVTVDKVLEFPLLKVHPNLCVQQVNSWEKLQLQECLWADSLGPLKDDVLLLETRGPQDNRSLCALEPSGCTSLPSKASTRAARLGEYLLQDLQSGQCLQLWDDDLGALWACPMDKYIHKRWALLWLACLLFAAALSLILLLKKDHAKGWLRLLKQDVRSGAAARGRAALLLYSADDSGFERLVGALASALCQLPLRVAVDLWSRREMSAQGPVAWFHAQRRQNLQEGGVVVLLFSPGAVALCSEWLQEGVSAPGAHGPHDAFRASLSCVLPDFLQGRAPGRYVGACFDRLLHPDSVPALFRTVPVFSLPSQLPDFLGALLQPRAPRPGRLQERAEQVSRALQPALDSYFHPPGTPAPGRGLGPGAGDGT, from the exons ATG CCTCTCTCCAGGCCCAAGTCGTGCTCTCCTTCCAGGCCTACCCTACTGCCCGCTGCGTCCTGCTGGAGGTGCAAGTGCCTGCTGCCCTTGTGCAGTTTG GGCTCTGTAGTATATGACTGCTTCGAGGCTGCCCTAGGGAGTGAGGTACGAATCTGGTCCTATACTCAGCCCAGGTACGAGAAGGAGCTCAACCTCACACAGCAGCTGCCTG ACTGCAGGGGGCTCGAAGTCCGGAACAGCATCCCGAGCTGCTGGG CCCTGCCCTGGCTCAACGTGTCAGCAGATGGTGACAATGTGCATCTAGTTCTGAATGTCTCTGAGGAGCAGCACTTTGGCCTCTCCCTGTACTGGAATCAGGTCCAGGGCCCCCCAAAACCCCGGTGGCACAAAAACCTG ACTGGACCGCAGATCATTACCTTGAACCACACAGACCTGGTTCCCTGCCTCTGTATTCAG GTGTGGCCTCTGGAACCTGACTCCGTTAGGACAAACATCTGCCCCTTCAGGGAGG ACCCCCGCGCACACCAGAACCTCTGGCGAGCAGCCCGGCTGCGACTGCTGACCCTGCAGAGCTGGCTGCTGGACGCGCCGTGTTCGCTGCCCGCAGAAGCCGCACTGTGCTGGCAGGCTCCAGGTGGGGACCCCTGCCAGCCACTGGTCCCGCCACTTTCCTGGGAGAATGTTACTGTGGAC AAGGTTCTCGAGTTCCCATTGCTGAAAGTCCACCCTAACCTCTGTGTTCAG CAGGTGAACAGTTGGGAGAAGCTGCAGCTGCAGGAGTGCTTGTGGGCTG ACTCCCTGGGGCCTCTCAAAGACGATGTGCTACTGTTGGAGACACGAGGCCCCCAGGACAACAGATCCCTCTGTGCCTTGGAACCCAGTGGCTGTACTTCACTACCCAGCAAAGCCTCCACG AGGGCAGCTCGCCTTGGAGAGTACTTACTACAAGACCTGCAGTCAGGCCAATGTCTGCAG CTATGGGATGATGACTTGGGAGCGCTATGGGCCTGCCCCATGGACAAAT ACATCCACAAGCGCTGGGCCCTCTTGTGGTTGGCCTGCCTACTCTTTGCCGCTGCGCTTTCCCTCATCCTCCTTCTCAAAAAGGATCACGCGAAAG GGTGGCTGAGGCTCTTGAAACAGGACGTCCGCTCGGGGG CGGCCGCCAGGGGCCGCGCGGCTCTGCTCCTCTACTCAGCCGATGACTCGGGCTTCGAGCGCCTGGTGGGCGCCCTGGCGTCGGCGCTGTGCCAGCTGCCGCTGCGCGTGGCCGTAGACCTGTGGAGCCGTCGTGAAATGAGCGCGCAGGGACCCGTGGCCTGGTTCCACGCGCAGCGGCGCCAGAACCTGCAGGAGGGCGGCGTGGTGGTCCTGCTCTTCTCGCCCGGGGCGGTGGCGCTGTGCAGTGAGTGGCTACAGGAGGGGGTGTCCGCGCCCGGGGCTCACGGCCCACACGACGCCTTCCGTGCCTCGCTCAGCTGCGTGCTGCCCGACTTCTTGCAGGGCCGGGCGCCCGGCCGCTACGTGGGGGCCTGCTTCGACAGGCTGCTCCACCCGGACTCCGTACCCGCCCTTTTCCGTACCGTGCCCGTCTTCTCACTGCCCTCCCAACTGCCGGACTTCCTGGGGGCCCTGCTGCAGCCCCGCGCCCCGCGTCCCGGGCGGCTCCAAGAGAGGGCGGAGCAAGTGTCCCGGGCCCTTCAGCCAGCCCTGGATAGCTACTTCCATCCCCCGGGGACTCCCGCGCCTGGACGCGGGTTGGGACCTGGGGCCGGGGACGGGACTTGA